Genomic window (Methanoculleus thermophilus):
CTAGGGTTGAACGGGGTGCTATCTCTCCTCGAAACGCTTTTTAACGGCCGCCAGCTCCTTGGTGCTCAGCATGCTCTCTGTAAGTGCATAGAGCATTTCCCTCGCTTCTTTCGGGGCGCCCTCCGCTCGTTCAAAGACTGTGCGGAGCTCGTCAGGATCGTATGCCGGGACCATGATCTTGAGCAGATATCCGGCATCTTCTGGAGTGATATCCCGCATGCCGCTCAGGTAGCCACCGAGAGCTCCCAGCAGTTCGTCCTCGGTGGCCAGCCTCCACAACGCGGGCTGAATATCCTCTTCCTCTCTATCGAGGTGGGCGAGATACCCTGCGATGAACCTGTTCAAGGCCCGGTAGTGCTCTAGACCTATCTCCCCAAGCCTCTCGAAGTCTTCAGGCAGGGCCCTGATCTCCTCTAAATGATTTATCAGGTTCTCGAAC
Coding sequences:
- a CDS encoding hemerythrin domain-containing protein — translated: MVRQTDLYTSIHKAHRYALYTMAIQAGRTDYSEESSLERLNDLLAAFREQLRIHIEAEETFIHPLLSRRIPGGARDLEEEHRLHSEQFENLINHLEEIRALPEDFERLGEIGLEHYRALNRFIAGYLAHLDREEEDIQPALWRLATEDELLGALGGYLSGMRDITPEDAGYLLKIMVPAYDPDELRTVFERAEGAPKEAREMLYALTESMLSTKELAAVKKRFEER